Below is a genomic region from Synergistaceae bacterium.
CTCGCCTTTGTTGTCAAGCGATAATAACTCATCAGGAGTCAATCTCGGCACACTTACTTGTAAATCGACTCTGTCCATAATGGGGCCTGATAATTTGCGTTTGTAACGTTCAATATCGCCTGAATTACATTTACACGGGATTACAGGATCTCCCGCATAACCGCACGGACATGGATTAGCAGCTAACACGAGCAAAACTCTTGAAGGATATTCAACACTTCCGGCGGCTCTGCTGACTGTTATAATTCCGTCTTCAATAGGTGCGCGCAGACTCTCTGTTAAATCGCGTCTAAATTCTGTGTACTCGTCGAGAAATAATACGCCTCTATGAGCTAATGAGACTTCACCAGGACGCAAATTATTTCCTCCTCCGCAAATTGATACGGTGCTTGCGCTGAAATGTACTGTTCTGAATGGTCTTTCACGGCCGGGACTCACAGGCATTCCCAGAGTGCTGCGAACTAAAAGAGTTTCTACAAGTTCATCATCTGTTAATGGCGGTAAGATTCCCCGAAGTGCTTTAGCGATTAAAGTTTTTCCGCTTCCTGGTGAGCCTACCAATAATAAATTATGATGTCCAGCTGCTGCGATTTCTGCTGCCCGTCGTGCTTGAGTCTGTCCCTTAACGTCTGCAAAATCGGGATCTGCGTTAACCGGCAAATCTGGAATAAAAGCGGGGGGCAAAGGTTTCGGCGGTTCTTCTCCTATCAGCATATAAAGTAATTCTGCTAAATTATCGGCACAATATGCTTCAACGCCTTTAACGAGTGCGACTTCATCAGCATTTTCACGCGGAATATATAAGGGAACGCCCATTTTTTTAGCGAGGAAAGCTGCCGGAACTGCACCCCTTACACGTCTTAATCGGCCGTCAAGTGCAAGCTCTCCCATATATAAAGCTCTCGGACAATTTTTTAACGCGCCTAATGCTGTCATGATCGATAAAGCTATCGGTAAATCAAGTAACGCGCCTTCTTTGGGAATATCAGCAGGAGCAAGATTTATAGAGACTCTGCCCTTCAGATTTAAGCCCAACGAACGCAAAGCAGCACGGACTCTTTCTCGTGATTCTTTTACTGCTAAATCCGGCATACCTACAATTGACACGGAAAAAAGTCCGCCGGTGATTTCTACTTCGACTTCAACGGGCAGAGCTTCCATACCTCTTAACGTTACTCCGGGGATTCCGCTCATGATTTATTTTTTCTCGCTTTAGTGATGAAATAATATATTGCTGTCGTTATTACTGCTATTGCGATA
It encodes:
- a CDS encoding YifB family Mg chelatase-like AAA ATPase, which codes for MSGIPGVTLRGMEALPVEVEVEITGGLFSVSIVGMPDLAVKESRERVRAALRSLGLNLKGRVSINLAPADIPKEGALLDLPIALSIMTALGALKNCPRALYMGELALDGRLRRVRGAVPAAFLAKKMGVPLYIPRENADEVALVKGVEAYCADNLAELLYMLIGEEPPKPLPPAFIPDLPVNADPDFADVKGQTQARRAAEIAAAGHHNLLLVGSPGSGKTLIAKALRGILPPLTDDELVETLLVRSTLGMPVSPGRERPFRTVHFSASTVSICGGGNNLRPGEVSLAHRGVLFLDEYTEFRRDLTESLRAPIEDGIITVSRAAGSVEYPSRVLLVLAANPCPCGYAGDPVIPCKCNSGDIERYKRKLSGPIMDRVDLQVSVPRLTPDELLSLDNKGEPPESSAVIRERVIKARKIQQERWKEYGIVCNAELPEKLVKKFLTLPDDARSFLANMAAKLNLSGRGLSRTLKVSRTIADLAGDESITKKHIAEALTFRQGYARR